From the genome of Nicotiana sylvestris chromosome 2, ASM39365v2, whole genome shotgun sequence, one region includes:
- the LOC138886029 gene encoding uncharacterized protein produces MGSLFVDLEFKEDDWVFLTVSPMNVILRFGKKGKLSLRYVGPYKIIQRIGQVAYKLEMPPKMSLVHLVLHVSMLKKVVGDPSTIVPIETIEVNEELFYEEVPVAILDSDAFD; encoded by the exons ATGGGCTCATTATTTgtagatttggagttcaaagaagatgattgggtatttttgacgGTTTCCCCCATGAACGTTATCTtgcgatttggaaagaaaggaaaattgagtctgaggtatgtcggaccgtacaaaatcattcagaggattggtcaggtggcatacaagctcgagatGCCACCcaagatgtcattggtacacctagtcctccatgtgtctatgttgaagaaggtggtGGGAGATCCATCCACTATTGTTCCAattgaaactattgaggttaatgaagaactgttttatgaagaagttccagttgccattcttgacag tgatgccttcgactag